From Demequina capsici, one genomic window encodes:
- a CDS encoding SixA phosphatase family protein → MPTLILARHAKAEAPAPGLSDMDRALAVIGRKASMHLGEALTEAGLVPDLALVSPASRTRQTWKLMATALPACESRVVDAIYETHVPGLLRELATVDVDGTVVVVGHEPTSSAAAAFLAGPGSDKTALQRVAHGLPTATAAVLEFDCEWAELGPRTARLLAVVSGRDV, encoded by the coding sequence GTGCCTACCCTCATCCTGGCTCGTCACGCGAAGGCGGAGGCGCCCGCGCCTGGTCTGAGCGACATGGACCGCGCGCTCGCGGTGATCGGCCGCAAGGCCTCCATGCATCTGGGTGAGGCTCTCACCGAGGCGGGGCTGGTGCCTGATCTCGCGCTTGTCTCACCTGCGAGCCGCACACGGCAGACGTGGAAGCTCATGGCCACCGCGCTGCCTGCGTGCGAGTCGCGGGTGGTCGACGCGATCTACGAGACGCACGTGCCGGGGCTCCTGCGCGAGCTCGCGACGGTCGACGTCGACGGCACGGTGGTCGTGGTCGGACACGAGCCCACCTCCTCCGCCGCCGCCGCGTTCCTCGCCGGTCCAGGGTCTGACAAGACGGCGCTGCAGCGGGTCGCGCACGGGTTGCCCACAGCCACCGCCGCGGTCCTGGAGTTCGACTGCGAGTGGGCGGAGCTCGGGCCGCGCACCGCGCGTCTGCTCGCCGTGGTCTCCGGCCGTGACGTCTGA
- the fabI gene encoding enoyl-ACP reductase FabI, protein MGMLEGKNILVTGVLTEGSIAFHVARLCQEQGATVVLSGVGRSLKITQAMGRRLPVEAQVVELDVTNEEHVAALADRVREHVPHLDGVVHSIGFAPQSVMGGNFMSGEWPDVSTAVHISAYSLKALAAATAPLLTEGGSIVGLTFDGRYAWPVYDWMGVAKAAFEAVSRYVARDLGVKGIRCNVVSAGPIKTTAAKHIPGFDQMESIWSDRAPLGWDSSDPEPAAKAVTALLSDWFPATTGEMVHVDGGVHAMGQ, encoded by the coding sequence ATGGGCATGCTTGAAGGAAAGAACATCCTGGTCACCGGAGTGCTGACGGAGGGCTCGATCGCCTTCCATGTCGCCAGACTGTGCCAGGAGCAGGGCGCGACGGTCGTCCTGTCCGGCGTGGGACGGTCGCTCAAGATCACGCAGGCGATGGGTCGCAGGCTCCCCGTCGAGGCGCAGGTCGTGGAGCTCGACGTCACGAACGAGGAGCACGTGGCGGCGCTCGCGGACCGTGTGCGCGAGCACGTGCCGCACCTGGACGGCGTGGTGCACTCGATCGGGTTCGCGCCGCAGTCCGTGATGGGCGGCAACTTCATGAGCGGCGAATGGCCTGACGTCTCGACGGCGGTGCACATCTCGGCGTACTCGCTCAAGGCGCTTGCCGCCGCGACCGCACCGCTCCTGACCGAGGGCGGATCCATCGTCGGCCTCACGTTCGACGGGCGTTACGCCTGGCCGGTCTACGACTGGATGGGTGTGGCGAAGGCCGCGTTCGAGGCGGTGTCCCGCTACGTCGCCCGCGATCTCGGTGTGAAGGGGATCCGCTGCAACGTCGTGTCCGCCGGCCCTATCAAGACGACTGCGGCCAAGCACATCCCCGGCTTCGACCAGATGGAGTCGATCTGGAGCGATCGCGCGCCGCTCGGGTGGGACTCGAGCGACCCCGAGCCTGCCGCCAAGGCCGTCACGGCGCTGCTGTCCGACTGGTTCCCTGCCACCACCGGTGAGATGGTCCACGTGGACGGCGGCGTGCACGCCATGGGACAGTAG